From a region of the Microterricola gilva genome:
- a CDS encoding Mu transposase domain-containing protein: MRRSRSARACTRKVNRSAHLVWARNFYSVPFSHIGALVGLRVTETMLDV; the protein is encoded by the coding sequence CTGCGCCGTTCGAGATCAGCACGGGCATGCACGCGCAAGGTGAACAGGAGCGCCCATCTGGTCTGGGCGAGGAACTTCTACTCTGTCCCGTTCAGTCACATCGGCGCTCTGGTTGGCCTTCGCGTCACCGAGACGATGCTGGACGTCTAG